CCCCCGCCCCCGCCAGAACCGAGGGGAGCAACAGGGGTTGATAGGAGTAATAACTTGTAAACACGCATAGGAAAAAAGCTACCTGACTCTCACGATAGTCTGGACAATGTCTCCGGACTCCTAGGTCGCCACGTAGAATGAAAGCAGTGAACTAAGAAGACAGCTGTGAGGGGTGCTGCCCAGGCTGTAATCATTTCCCCGTTGCCCTTCTTGCCCCATCCCCTATGTTTGCCACCTCCTCTCCTTCGCGGCCAATTGATCATAGCCAAATTCGGCCTGCTGTGCGATCGCTCCAGTCGCAACTGGTGGAGTGGCGGCGACACCTGCACCAACGTCCCGAACTGAGTTTTCGGGAGCAGTTGACGGCGGCATTTGTGGCTCACAAGCTGCAAGCCTGGGGAATTGAGCATCAGACAGGGATTGCCCAAACAGGGATTGTTGCTGTGATTCCGGGACGTCAGCCGGGACCAGTGCTGGCAATTCGAGCCGATATGGATGCACTGCCAATCCAGGAAGAAAATCAGGTTCCCTACCGTTCCTGTCACGATGGAGTGATGCATGCCTGTGGTCATGACGGCCATGTGGCGATCGCCTTGGGAACAGCTCTCTATCTGGCTGAACACGCGGCGGAGTTTGCCGGAACGGTGAAAATAATTTTCCAACCCGCAGAGGAAGGACCGGGAGGCGCGAAGCCCATGATTGAGGCCGGGGTGCTAGAGCACCCTCACGTTGATGCCATTATCGGTTTACACCTATGGAATAACTTGCCCCTTGGCACCGTGGGGGTGCGCAGTGGTGCCCTAATGGCTGCGGTGGAAGCCTTCCGCTGCAAAATTTTCGGGAAGGGAGGCCATGGTGCCATGCCCCATCAAACGGTGGATTCAATTGTCGTTGGCGCTCAAATTGTCAGTGCTCTGCAATCGATCGTGGCCCGGAATGTGAATCCGATTGATTCAGCAGTCGTGACGGTGGGGGAGTTCCAATCTGGAACTGCTTCCAATGTCATTGCCGATACAGCTGATCTCAGTGGGACGGTACGGTATTTCAACCCAGCCTATGAACTCTTCTTTGCCCAGCGGATTGAGCAGGTAATTGCTGGCATCTGTCAGAGCTATGGAGCTAGCTACAAACTGGACTATTGGCGGTTGTATCCCGCCGTGATTAATGATGACGGGATGACAGAACTGGTACGTTCGGTTGCCGCAACGGTAGTGGAACCCCCGGTGGGCATTGTCCCAGAATGCCAGACCATGGGAGGGGAGGATATGTCGTTCTTTCTGCAAGCAGTGCCGGGGTGCTATTTCTTCCTGGGGTCAGCCAATCCTGAAAAAGCCCTCGCCTATCCCCATCATCATCCCCGATTTGATTTCGATGAAACAGTCTTGGGGCTGGGGGTGGAAATTTTCCTCCGTTGTATCGAGAAGTTCGGTAATCTTGCCAAGGGTCAGGCTGTTGATGAAATCCCCAGGACGATCACAAAACGGAGTGGTTCTAAAGAAGCCGAGGGTTAAACTTGGATCTGAGAGCCTGC
The Neosynechococcus sphagnicola sy1 DNA segment above includes these coding regions:
- a CDS encoding M20 metallopeptidase family protein gives rise to the protein MFATSSPSRPIDHSQIRPAVRSLQSQLVEWRRHLHQRPELSFREQLTAAFVAHKLQAWGIEHQTGIAQTGIVAVIPGRQPGPVLAIRADMDALPIQEENQVPYRSCHDGVMHACGHDGHVAIALGTALYLAEHAAEFAGTVKIIFQPAEEGPGGAKPMIEAGVLEHPHVDAIIGLHLWNNLPLGTVGVRSGALMAAVEAFRCKIFGKGGHGAMPHQTVDSIVVGAQIVSALQSIVARNVNPIDSAVVTVGEFQSGTASNVIADTADLSGTVRYFNPAYELFFAQRIEQVIAGICQSYGASYKLDYWRLYPAVINDDGMTELVRSVAATVVEPPVGIVPECQTMGGEDMSFFLQAVPGCYFFLGSANPEKALAYPHHHPRFDFDETVLGLGVEIFLRCIEKFGNLAKGQAVDEIPRTITKRSGSKEAEG